Proteins co-encoded in one Clarias gariepinus isolate MV-2021 ecotype Netherlands chromosome 13, CGAR_prim_01v2, whole genome shotgun sequence genomic window:
- the sccpdha.1 gene encoding saccharopine dehydrogenase a, tandem duplicate 1 yields MAAHGSSPSPRPYQLIVFGASGFTGRYVVEEVARSSAEVPGGNLTWAVAGRSRDKLEKVLQETAQQLGTPELQSEVEIIVADVSEPDSLAAMCKLGRIILNCVGPYRFYGEAVVKACVDNGAHCVDISGEPQFLESMQLNYNSAAADAGVYIVGSCGFDSIPSDMGVIYTRDQFKGTLTAVESFLTASSGPEGACIHDGTWQSAVYGLADSAKLKALRKKFNHKPLPVVGAKLKRRGPLFYSTEIQQYTIPFMGSDPSVVKRTLRFLSEEQKETPVQYGAYVGIGGIVSVFKLLFAGFFFSLLSRFNFGRKLLIKFPEFFSFGYFSKAGPTRKQMEGCSFSFAFFGEGYTEGQDPSLGKPDAKIRTLVHGPEPGYVATPIAMVQAALTILNEPDALPKKGGVYTPGAAFAKTNLIERLDKHGIHFSVL; encoded by the exons ATGGCGGCGCACGgatcctctccctctccccgGCCCTACCAGCTGATAGTGTTCGGGGCCTCGGGCTTCACGGGCCGCTATGTGGTGGAGGAGGTGGCGCGGAGCAGCGCGGAGGTTCCGGGGGGGAACCTGACATGGGCCGTGGCGGGGAGGAGCAGAGACAAGCTGGAGAAGGTTCTCCAGGAGACTGCGCAACAACTCG ggacACCAGAGCTGCAGTCAGAGGTGGAAATCATTGTGGCCGATGTGTCAGAGCCAGACTCATTAGCTGCTATGTGTAAACTGGGGCGCATTATTCTCAACTGTGTCGGACcg tatagGTTCTATGGTGAGGCAGTGGTTAAGGCGTGTGTGGACAATGGTGCTCACTGTGTGGACATCAGTGGTGAACCCCag tttttagAGAGCATGCAGTTGAATTACAACAGCGCAGCGGCAGATGCAGGTGTGTACATCGTGGGAAGCTGCGGGTTCGACTCCATTCCTTCAGATATGGGAGTCATTTACACGCGGGATCAATTTAAAg gtactCTGACAGCGGTGGAGAGTTTTCTGACAGCAAGTTCAGGACCTGag GGAGCGTGTATCCATGATGGGACGTGGCAGTCAGCTGTGTACGGGTTGGCGGATAGTGCCAAACTAAAGGCCCTGAGGAAAAAATTCAACCACAAACCGCTGCCTGTGGTCGGGGCCAAGCTTAAACGAAG GGGTCCTCTGTTCTACAGTACTGAGATCCAGCAGTACACGATTCCCTTCATGGGCTCTGATCCGTCCGTAGTGAAGAGAACTCTGCGCTTCCTGTCTGAGGAACAGAAAGAAACTCCA GTTCAGTACGGAGCGTACGTTGGAATCGGGGGAATCGTCTCCGTTTTTAAACTGCTCTTCGCCGGGTTCTTCTTCTCTCTACTCAGCCGTTTCAACTTCGGCAGAAAACTCCTCATTAAA TTTCCAGAGTTTTTCTCGTTTGGATATTTCTCTAAAGCTGGACCAACCCGGAAGCAG ATGGAGGGATGTTCATTCAGTTTTGCGTTCTTCGGTGAAGGTTACACCGAAGGTCAGGATCCGTCTCTGGGGAAACCCGATGCTAAAATCCGCACACTTGTCCATGGACCAG AGCCAGGTTATGTTGCGACACCGATTGCCATGGTGCAGGCAGCTCTCACCATCCTCAATGAACCTGATGCACTGCCCAAAAA aGGTGGCGTGTATACCCCTGGAGCCGCCTTCGCCAAGACCAACCTGATCGAGCGACTGGATAAACACGGCATCCATTTCTCAGTGCTGTGA
- the cnsta gene encoding consortin, whose translation MCVCALLMNEGLWSSDTDLQNEAGSTRVPDQNQNQHQIRMLKEEEEEVQGGSGCLRHSLHHDFSNNNGEEVEEDEEGDGGSKMEEEDEEMDSTSGACSPELIRDSSSLSCSPTVCEGPLSPEEIPVGVFSPHGLSCCVSESLRVLEERGDDAALPHRLHQIAECLVQEEDYERAVHLLQLERLYHERVLSNIAALQEAWVNRWRCSRSFDNSLPHCNLNSEHLNKLKHICLTHRQPSWSSDTCELVHGISVNGESCGEKNTTSESPCIDKSEMLEQDEVSPSERVTACLAQQREPTQLCDSASSTPTSSLQTPPTLVMTETSSPATIREEAEKQSERKNKKEQEKEWSPQETGKETESKGSGSKVEPGRGRMEAEPERDGVGVDTVKSAPKTEEVMKEGGVETVPLTQLNKGAEKQEEEVELEEEQEEEAVEGLELEEELQRPEDAILDDLAKRIQVEEIAPASGLVSILKRRVCDGADDASSTSKPLTKRRVRFHFPEDGLEQDEVGGDSWLLLLLLCLVTVVISVGGTALYCAFGNDNSSVCTDFSHNVDFYMGKVQRSVDDITHFFSSSSS comes from the exons atgtgtgtatgtgcgttaCTCATGAACGAGGGACTGTGGTCGAGTGACACGGACCTGCAGAACGAAGCAGGTTCTACCAGAGTTCCAGACCAGAACCAGAACCAGCATCAGATCCGGATGctaaaggaggaggaggaggaggtgcaAGGAGGAAGTGGCTGCCTTCGTCACAGCCTCCACCATGACTTCTCAAACAACAACGGAGAAGAAGTAGAAGAGGATGAAGAAGGAGATGGAGGTTCCAAAATGGAGGAAGAGGACGAGGAAATGGACAGTACCAGTGGAGCGTGTTCTCCTGAGCTGATCCGAGATTCATCATCACTTAGCTGCAGTCCCACAG TATGTGAAGGTCCTCTGAGTCCTGAAGAAATCCCAGTTGGAGTTTTTTCTCCTCATGGTCTCAGTTGCTGTGTCTCGGAGTCTCTGCGAGTGTTGGAGGAGAGAGGAGACGATGCTGCTCTGCCACACCGCCTCCATCAG ATTGCAGAGTGTCTGGTCCAGGAGGAGGACT ATGAGAGAGCTGTACACTTACTTCAGCTAGAGAGACTGTACCACGAGAGAGTGCTGTCCAACATCGCCGCTCTGCAGGAGGCATGGg tgAACAGGTGGAGGTGTAGTAGGTCTTTTGATAACTCTCTTCCACACTGTAATCTGAATTCAGAACATCTAAACAAACTGAAACACATCTGCCTGACACACAGACA ACCATCATGGAGCTCAGACACG TGTGAGCTGGTACACGGGATCAGTGTGAACGGTGAGAGCTGTGGAGAAAAGAATACCACGTCGGAATCTCCATGCATCGACA AGTCGGAGATGTTGGAGCAGGATGAGGTCTCTCCCAGTGAACGTGTCACTGCCTGTTTGGCCCAGCAGAGGGAGCCTACACAGCTTTGTGACTCCGCCTCCAGTACACCCACTTCGTCTCTCCAAACCCCACCCACCTTAGTAATGACAGAAACCTCCTCACCGGCAACTATCAGAGAGGAAGCTGAGAaacagagcgagagaaagaacAAGAAAGAACAAGAGAAAGAGTGGTCACCTCAAGAAACTGGAAAAGAAACAGAGTCTAAGGGAAGTGGAAGTAAGGTAGAGCCTGGCAGAGGCAGGATGGAGGCGGAGCCTGAAAGGGATGGAGTAGGGGTGGACACAGTCAAGTCTGCCCCAAAGACAGAAGAGGTGATGAAAGAAGGAGGAGTGGAAACAGTTCCTCTCACTCAACTGAATAAAGGAGCAGAGAAACAGGAAGAGGAAGTGGAACTGGAAGAGGAACAGGAAGAGGAAGCTGTGGAGGGTCTGGAGCTAGAGGAGGAGCTTCAGAGGCCAGAGGATGCCATCTTGGATGATCTCGCCAAACGCATCcaggtggaggag ATTGCTCCTGCCTCAGGGCTCGTCTCCATCCTGAAGAGACGGGTGTGTGACGGAGCAGACGATGCCTCCTCCACCAGCAAGCCCCTCACTAAACGCAGAGTCCGCTTCCATTTTCCTGAGGACGGCCTTGAGCAag ATGAGGTGGGCGGAGACTCCTGGCTCCTCCTGCTGCTTTTGTGCCTGGTTACCGTGGTGATCAGCGTGGGTGGAACCGCCCTGTACTGCGCATTCGGCAACGACAACTCGAGCGTTTGTACAGACTTTTCGCACAACGTTGATTTTTACATGGGGAAGGTGCAACGCAGCGTCGATGACATCACAcacttcttctcctcctcaaGCTCATAG